ttctgaccacacgatgtacgatgaacgacttagatgtgaggatccctaggatccccacaatTTAGATCCTGATGCGATCCAAATCCCATTATGCAGTCATATTACGCAGaactaaaaatttcaaaacaaaacaaaagatgaaaaagatagtcttgaaaactttgaaaacTTACTTGCAAACCTTGTGTTCTTGAAAAACCTCCTTTATAGCCTCTTGCAGAGCTGCTCGAGTTTCATCTGACATGGTTCTTCCCCCAGTGTGAACTTCACTTGTAGCTTTTGTCGTACCTTTATCAGAATTCAGTGGTTTGCCACGCGTGGTAGTCATACTAGCACTCTTCAAATAACGGTCAGTATTAGATTTAAAGGCTATcctcaacttttcttcaatCCTGTCCCAGTTCTGTTCTTGGGTTTTAACAATGTCCGGGTAGCGTTCCATGAATGACATATCTGGTTGCTCTTTGAATTTCCAATCTTGAGTGGAAGGTCTTGAGACAGCTAACATTCTAAGGGATTCATACACATGAGTTCTAATGCCCTCTTGGAGGTCTAGCTGTGAATTACTGATTACAGGATTCTTCCGAAATAAATTCAGGATGTAATTTCTAGCTGTCTGCCGATCTTTATGATCTTTAGTTGATATATGATTTGTATCCAAGCCTTTATCATCTTTATTTGGATATAATAATAAGGTTTTTGGAACCCAAAGACCAGAGGACAGCAACAACTGAGCATGCTTCTGAAGAACATCCAGAAGTTCTTCCGCGGTGTGATCGGGAGCAAAGTACTTCTTAAGATCACTGAACCGGCGTGCTACAGGTTCCTGTTGTGGGACAATTATGGTTTCATTGTCACAACTTCAAGAAATTTTGAACTATAATAGAAAAATTAGCTATTTTCCATATGATGGAAACAATGCTGATAAGTTCGAAAAATTAGCTTCAAATTTACCAGTATATCATCAAAACATTAATTTGTGGCTTTGGTAATTGCAACAAACCTCAACAATCAACTTCTTGATACGCTCTTCCAGAGGCAGGGAAAGCAGAGACCTAAAATGACAAGCAGAATGGGATTAACATAGTATATACTTCCATCATTGTTTATCTGGCCAGCAACCAGGTGGTATTTGTGCaaatttctcttttttaaaGGGGGGATAAATTGATAATCATCATACCTCTTTGAAAATTAAAGGTAATGTCTCCAAAAAGAACTTAATAAAAGGAAATAACATATTATAATTTCCACAATGTTAAAGTGAAATCAAATGAAagaactaaataatataaaaatgacCGCACCTTCTTGAAGAACCTTTGCACGTTCTAGGACATAAGGAGTCAACATAGTCATGCCTTCAAAtaacaaaattcaaacattaTAATTAGCATATCTAAAGCTTTTAAAGAACGGGGGGACAGGTAAGTACTAGTAAGGAAAAATAAGAACATACGGGCTCATTGTAAATTGTATAGGTGAACTTTCTTGCCCCACCATCTTCCGTAAATATCTGGCCGAGAAGTCACTTTCTGAGCTATGATACCGAAGTGGAACCCAACTCTGGAAGATACAGTGGAGAAAATAGATATCATACATTATTTATTCATATAAATTATCACAACCAATCTAATAAAATCAACCGCTGTAGCTCCTCCTGGACCATTACAGATACTTAAACATTCACAAAACTAAGCACATATTTGCCTTCTggtataaacaaaaacaaaatccacAGCATTAATTCCTAGGAATAgcagaaaaagataaaaaaagcattaagaataaaaaatcCTGTCAATGTCAAATAAGCAATCAACAAAGTCAACCACAgttgtcaatgtttcaaaatcaCATGTTTAATGATCGCTAATGTGGCATGTTTAATGATCCTGACATGTTTATAATGTCAGGGAGAACAAATGTCCAGTTTTTCCACCTGTGACATTAAGAAGATTTGTACCTATGTCAGGCAAATAAAGAATGACCACCggaatacttttttttttttttttttgaacaaacgatattatctacacttagGGGGAGGGgatgggctaagcctcacaatgggctagtgataatgtggttcaaattcacctttgtcgagaatcgaacctaagacctctcacttataagtgaagaagaataccactaggTCATACATGATTTTCTATTGTTCCAATTTAATTCACCAACAATAAATTTCTCCAGTTTCATGACCAAAAACATAAACCACGAAAGATCTCATACATATCCTTTCACATGATTTATTACGATTTGAAATGAAAACACAAGTTAAATGTTTGTTCTAAAGCCAACTAATGTATAAGAAGATAAAGGACGTGGAGTACCCAATGCACTACACAAATCTTAAAGGGAAGATAAAGGACATGGAATAAACCATAAATAGCCAAAGGATTCAACAGAAATGAAAACGAAAGACTACCACATATGCAATTGTCTTAGGATAAATGAAACTTCTAACTTATAAGCCGcacttacaaataaaacttGATAATGTCATACTCAACTCAACAATCAAAATAACAATTTCTCATCTGACAGGAAAACAAGAAGGGAAGAATCATTTTTCCCATTGATTGAGTTACCTAAAAGATATTAACTTTTTCACATGTAAACCGAAACAAAAAAGCAGAATAATAAAGACTCCACATCAAAAACAATAGAAAGAAACAATAATCAAAAGAGAACACTTGTAATGGCTGATGACATCAAACATTATTATGTTAACACATAGTAACATTTTCTCCTAAGGAACCCAAAATGCACAAAAAACCACACTGGAACTGCTCATAAATAGCTTATATTTGTTCATAGCCACCAGTTCAGAATATTAAACAAAGTTTGCAGATTATAAATAGTAACTTTCCCATACCTCttcatcttcaatttttttctcaGTTGAAGACTCCATCCGCTTGTTCTGAAACAAAATAGTCTCATGACATAAATCAAGTCCTGTTCTGTAAACAGTCATGACTAAAAAAAGTGCCTGGTTATTGTAAATCTTAAAGTAAATCCTGGGTAGATTTGATAAGTTCCAATAATACacaaggagcaaagactgccgtaagaactcatgaaggacaaaccgaaagctttcccataactgtaggattacatcaaggctcatccttaagtccttacctttttgcgttggtaatggatgagttaacacgacatattcaagatgatattccttggtgtatgcttttcgcagacgatatagtgttgatagatgaaactcaggaaggggtaaatgcaaagcttaacctttggagagaagtgttggaatctaaaggtcttcgcctaagccgatcaaagacagaatatatggagtgcaagttcagtgcaaatggaggccaaaacgagttaggggtgaggatcggagatcaagaaataccaaagagcgaccgttttcgttacctaggatctatcttgcaaaagaacggagaattagatggagatctcaaccatagaatacaagctggatggatgaagtggaagagtgcatccggcgtgttgtgtgaccgccgtatgccactgaagctcaagggaaaattttataggacggcaataaggccggcgatgctgtatggcacagaatgttgggcggtgaaacatcaacacgtacacaaaatgagtgtagcggagatgaggatgcttcgttggatgtgtgggcacacgagaaatgataagattaggaatgaggatatccggggtaaagtaggagtagccgaaattgaaggaaagatgagagaaaatcggttacggtggtttggacatgtgcaaagaaggcctactgacgttccgattagaagatgcgactatgggacagaggttcagggccgaaggggtagaggaagacctaggaaaactttggaagagactctaagaaaagacttagagtacttagatctaacgaaggacatgacacaggatcgagcacaatggcgttctaagatttatatagccgatcccactcagtgacttggattttccaagtctccaaccgagaagttttcctcactcgggaaattaagggaacactaccccaacctacatgctccactcagaaagcttcaacatacaagctttaacaaaagaaaattcaaagaacttagcgaagaaggctttggtgtatttaacacaatacgttgaaatgaaggaaagcttatttattgatatccccgataagctacaaatatgtacatatacatgagtcaaaataagcacacaagagggagccttcacaaaggttgcttaggagaagtctcagcagtcggtagagccccagaaagagaaggcaccggagggggatcatttggagcctcagtactggacagaaccctagaaggaggaggcatcagaggttgatcatttggagcttcattacgcggtacagccccagaagacgaaggcaataaatgcctttggaacaaacccacaaatctctgatgatcaagtaaaacctgaccatcagtttccttcatctggtcaagcttcctcttcatgtttgtagcatagtcatgtgcgagccggtgcaactgtttattctcatgcttgagtcctctaatctcctgtttgatactcatcacttcagccgccaatgattcaacttggcaggttcgagcaaataggcgttgggccatattagacacagaacctgcacactgaacactgagagccagcgaatccttaacagctaactcatcagaccgtttggaaagtagtctgttatctttgggagtgagaaggttcctggccaccaccgcagcggtcatatcattcttcatcacggaatccccaacggtaagaggaccagtaggggagacgaaggatgggcgccatatgttgtctggagaaggcggggctgcctcttcaacaaggttcaagtcaaaacgacggtcggaggggccagacattttcaaaggtgttgaagagagaagaggtcggacaaatcaagatcttagaagtgcaagaatgaagcttctactggtggagattcaagtgtgctttggaacttaatgccagcccctataaaaatctgcactcgacgaagcttcagaaatcgaagaggcgcctgctcagaaatcgaagaggcgtttgctttctcaaaagctgggctacttagagatcacgagggttgatctcagaaatcgaagaggcgtttgctttctcaaaagttgggctgctcaaagaccacgaaggccgatctcaaaaatcgaagaggcgctcgctttctcaaaagctgggctccccagagaccacgagggccgatctcagaaatcgaagaggcacctacttttccagccttttccagccttgtcagcacctgtcacacgcacactcagttttgcggaaattatgggcattctgtcaaagacttctggggaagtagaaaacacatgaatcttactgttcaatcacccacttctcacacgcaacaatagctcatgggtaccacagataactttgccaaagttctctgccaaagttgagcacatgaagcttgcagctcccactacatcgctctgaccaagaagggtaaaagaatagcaaagaaacagcactaacaaagtttagacccataaattttgaaggtctagctaccatattattacccacaagggtaaaggaacagtaccactgctggataattggaaagtccctgtgtgtcaacctctgtgcttcgtggcaaggtagactagcaaacatgcccaacctttactcacattcgagaaaacactcccaataagattgcttgctccaaaatcgaagaggcaccgtcctccgaatctcgagagccagactcccaacatgactactttcttaaaaatcgaagagagggtaaaggaacagtaccattgctggataattggaaagtccctgtgtgtcaacctctgtgcttcgtggcaaggtagactagcaaacatgccaaacctttactcacattcgagaaaacactcccaacaagattgcttgctccaaaatcgaagaggcaccgccctccgaatctcgagagccagactcccaacatgattactttctcaaaaatcgaagagacactgctccccgaatctcgggagccagacccccagcatgattgctttctcaaaaatcgatgaggcatcgttctccgaatcaatcgaagaggcgctcgctttctcaaaagatgggctgctcagagaccacgagggccgatctcagaaatcgaagaggcacctacttttctagccttgtcagcatctgtcacacgcacactcagctttgcagaaattatgggcattctgtcgaagacttctggtgaagtagaaagcacatgaatcttactgttcaatcacccacttcccacacgcaacaatagctcatgggtaccacaaataactttgccaaagttctctgccaaagttgagcacgtgaagcttgcagctcccactacatcgctctgaccaagaaaggtaaaagaatagcaaagaaacagcactaacaaaagtttagacacataaattttgaaggtctagctaccatattattacccacaactgtaaaggaacagtaccactgctggataattggaaagtccctgtgtgtcaacctctgtgcttcgtggcaaggtagactagcaaacatgcccaacctttactcacattcgagaaaacactcccaataagattgcttgcttcaaaatcgaagaggcaccgtcctccgaatctcgagagccagactcccaacatgactactttctcaaaatcgaagagagggtaaaggaacagtaccattgctggataattggaaagtccctgtgtgtcaacctttgtgcttcgtggcaaggtagactagcaaacatgcccaacctttactcacattcgagacaacactcccaacaagattgcttgctccaaaatcgaagaggcaccgccctccgaatctcgagagccagactcccaacatgattacttcctcaaaaatcgaagagacactgctctccgaatctcgagagtcatacccccagcatgattgctttctcaaaaatcgaagaggcatcgttctccgaatctcgagagccagataccacagaccactttttcaaagtgctctgacagagttaaaacatgtgaaactggcagctcccactaccgtgctatgaccaagcagggtaaaggaatagcattactacttgttgttagggagactcctatatatgtcgacctccatccccaacggacaggcagacctgcaaaaatgctcaacccttcatcatatctgagagggcactcccaacgaagcctttcgaaatattcagctttctttccccccgataatacctctgcaaacaagctatactagagcaagaatatctcatatcatcagggttaaaagcaagagtatcccatatcatgctttttccctgtcttttcttttggccttgtttttacctgcaagacaaggagaaagagagcaatcagtcagcacttggaatcaagcttccagccaggaactgactgcctggaaccccttacctgattacttacctggcattgctctcgagtactcatcttcaacatcttatgtttccagggaagattccgcatctgcttgaggaacagatagggcaagtgcgaaggatacaaggaagcatgtggagacaagcgtaacagcacacgtgccgatacattcattactctgtcaaaagcaaaagtatcccatatcagcagggtggaacgtactctagatttgatggacttgttttgaccctcaaattcttcagtcggccttatactctggaggaaaccagaaaaccctccagctcagttcaagaataagcctgtggaaagttacttcttcaaaagcaaaagtatctcatatcatctcttctcatttttcttctctttatccttcatgctgctgcaagatggggagaaggtgaacaatcagtcggagctctgattgcttaccttgtttgtcacctctttcagcagaccccctagctcggcgacttgggggactcctactacctggtttgtatcgcgcttgaccaagcctgaaactacaagtaagcttcaagtgaaattgatacattaccttgtgcatctccaccagttaaagataccacccctggatggaggaagagtacttccagagaagatgccacatctacctatgagacagataaggcaagtcaagacgacaccacactccgatacttagaagtttcgtgattacgagatcattctcccacaatatttcctaatggcatttgtactaaatcattcacttgtactcactaaatgagagcttgaacctatgtacttgtgtaaacccttcacaattaatgagaactcttctattccgtggacgtagccaatctgggtgaaccacgtacatcttgtgtttgctttcctatctctatccatttatatacttatccacactaatgaccggagcaatctagcgaagctcacaaaaagcgatcgttttcgctacctaggatctatcttgcaagagaacggagaattagatggagatctcaaccatagaatacgagctggatggaaagagtgcatccggcgtgttgtgtgaccgtcgtaggccactgaagctcaagggaaaattttataggacggcaataaggctagcgatgttgtatggcacagaatgttgggtggtgaaacatcaacacgtacacaaaatgggtgtagcggagatgaggatgcttcgtgggatgtgtgggcacacgagaaaggataagattgggaatgaggatatccgaggtaaagtaggagtaaccgaaattgtaggaaatatgagagaaaatcggctccggtgattttgaacatgtgcaaagaaggccgactgacgctccggttcgaagatgtgactacgggacagaggttcagggccgaaggggtagaggaagacctaggacaactttggaagagactctaagaaaagacgtagagtacttggatctaacggaggacatgacacaaaaccgagcgcaatggcgttctaggattcatatagccgaccccacttagtgggaaaaggctttgttgttgttgttgttgtaaagaGCCATAATTCTGTAACACAATATCAAATTGGATAGAGAGAAATATAGAGAGAACCTGCATCTTTGATGGACCAATGGATTTTTCTTGTCCAGAGTCTTCCAACTTAACTGTAACTTCTGCATCCCCTTTGACACTGTTCTTCCTTTTAGAGCCACCAGAGTTCAAATGATCCAATGAGGGTCGAAGCTGTACAACCGCGTGAACAGGATTCAAGTGTAACtgcaaaatgaagaaaaaaaccaACAGTCTCACAAAGTAAGAtactataaatataaaactgaaTTACTCTCATAGGAGATACTAAAAAGTTACTAATTATATGTAGCATGTGAGAGTAAGTTTAATTGgaattaataaatatatattctcaaactaCCAATAAAAAAGAGAGAACAGAAAGACAACTTTGTTTGCACTTGTCTAGACTCTGAACATTTCATTTCTGAGCAGAATTAAAGTTCTCATTTTCCATGTGTGAGAGAGGGCAGCCATGTCAGAGTCatataatggattagaaaaacaaatttgatCATACATcaataaaaaaccaaatgcaTAATTTGCATCTATCAAGCAAGCCACATATTCATGATTTCACAACCACTCTTGTTAACGAACTGCCTTGGTGACACAATGACATTGTGTTAGATTTGTGCTCTTAGATGTTCAATCCAATCCCAAACAACAAAACTCATTCTTTGTGACCAACCACATTTGGAACAGAGAGATAACATACGGAGGAGCAGCACTTAGCATCTAAAATTTACACAGAATCCTTTGCAAGAAGAAGCTATATGGAAGCTTGGAATTGAACTTTGTTTGGGTCTGAAGGCCGTTCAGTAATTATTTAAACCTAGCCAGCTTTCAATAAATTAACACCACTCAGAGTAAACACCAAAACACTTCCAAGGTACGTATTTCAACACTACTTGatcaaaaataaataacaccCTATTTGCTTTGCAAGTTCAATGACTGcactctcttaaaaaaaaaatttggaagtgACCAGAAACTCAACTGCCCCACAAACTCAGGAACCCTCCATAACGTTTTACTTACTAAAACTTTACTTTGAGGGTAACAAGGGATGTGGTCTCGTCAAATGATCTTAATGACAAACAACCTTCATTAGAAGTGCTTGAGATCAGAAATTGGCTAAAAACTAAACCGTTTACAAACCTACAGTTGTTAATGTAAATCCAGCAACATTCAAGATGCAACATAAAACCCATGGATGTTAAAGTTGATACCTTATTGCCCATCAAAACACCAACAGCATAGCCACTTGTGCCAGGCGGCTTCCATGTTGTAGACAAAGTCTGAAAATAAACACAACACAAATCCCCAACCCGCTTTACATTACATAACAGTGTAGGCAACAATGTCACAACATCCAAAACATACTCAAGCTATTGCTACAATGTTTATGCACAAAATTGACCTGCTTTGTCATTTTCAATCTACTAGCGCAATCTTCATCGAAATTCTTCGGGTCCCGATCGAGagacaaatcaatctccatttCTGAAGTGGCGGGGTTCAGCCTCACCTCCTCGCACCGGCTCTCCAACTCGTAAGGCCGCCACCACGGCCTCAGAGGATATTGCAATACATACAACTAATAACGaaaaagatcaaaattttaGGCAAATCCTTTccaaaaaaacaagaaattagAGCAACAGAGAGAAGAATGACAGACCTTAGAGTTGTCATCGATTTTCGGATTGAAGAAGACGTCGATTTCCCGCACGACCTCGTCTTCCAGTTCGTCTTCTTCCATAGGATCATCCTCTTTCGATACGTCGCCGTTTTCGGTTTTCAAACCGCCATTTGAGTCTTCGGCCTTCGGCGCGCTTCCTTCTTCGTCTTTCTTCTTCACAATCCGGGCGTCCAGTTCTTCTCGTGAAGGTTTGAGCTCTGGCTCGGACTTCGGGACCGGTTCTTGTTTGGCGACGGGTTCGGATTTGGGTTTAGGCTTGGCCTTGGAGGACCGGGGCACAAACCGGTTGGGCCGGGAAGGGGCCTGGCTGGTCGCATCGAGGTCTTCGAGGTTCATCGTCGGCTACTCTGTGGTTTCTGTTTGTTCCGGTGAGAGGTGGTGGAGAACGGAGCTGTGAGAGTGGGGGCTTTCGTGCGCGGTTCTTTTTAGGGGTTTTCAGGGGTGAAGTTTGCGTGGGGTTTTTATAAGTTTCGGACTCTTTAAATTCAATAATTACATTTTTGGTCCACGTAATTTAAATTGTTTGTCACTTTGGTCCGTGTTATTTTAAGGGGTCTTTTAATTACATTTATttgaaaatataagtttgtataAAAAGATACTAGATGAGGTGG
This is a stretch of genomic DNA from Malus domestica chromosome 02, GDT2T_hap1. It encodes these proteins:
- the LOC103401669 gene encoding uncharacterized protein, giving the protein MNLEDLDATSQAPSRPNRFVPRSSKAKPKPKSEPVAKQEPVPKSEPELKPSREELDARIVKKKDEEGSAPKAEDSNGGLKTENGDVSKEDDPMEEDELEDEVVREIDVFFNPKIDDNSKLYVLQYPLRPWWRPYELESRCEEVRLNPATSEMEIDLSLDRDPKNFDEDCASRLKMTKQTLSTTWKPPGTSGYAVGVLMGNKLHLNPVHAVVQLRPSLDHLNSGGSKRKNSVKGDAEVTVKLEDSGQEKSIGPSKMQNKRMESSTEKKIEDEESWVPLRYHSSESDFSARYLRKMVGQESSPIQFTMSPHDYVDSLCPRTCKGSSRRSLLSLPLEERIKKLIVEEPVARRFSDLKKYFAPDHTAEELLDVLQKHAQLLLSSGLWVPKTLLLYPNKDDKGLDTNHISTKDHKDRQTARNYILNLFRKNPVISNSQLDLQEGIRTHVYESLRMLAVSRPSTQDWKFKEQPDMSFMERYPDIVKTQEQNWDRIEEKLRIAFKSNTDRYLKSASMTTTRGKPLNSDKGTTKATSEVHTGGRTMSDETRAALQEAIKEVFQEHKVCNFQLIRRGLSDLAVRTSTLPKVDPRSKKVTAAQYGVQAPPHELQKVISEIAIDIHGSYVLKSSPDHPEHDKLRKVVMDLLCAKGPNAKLKRGEVSEATKISLGKEFTANEFSKVINEFCVSSGSSWVLKKGDGGN